Below is a genomic region from Haliotis asinina isolate JCU_RB_2024 chromosome 14, JCU_Hal_asi_v2, whole genome shotgun sequence.
taagaaatctttaaccaaataagtcccaaagttaccccaccaaccaccagggccgttttactatcaatatgctgctgataggggggtacccccacatgaatatgggggtgtgttgggggcacatgaactttaggctccgggggcggcgccactatacccttttcacgtggtgggatgtgtgggatatagggggtgttaatatcggggttgatacccaacttttggtccgccgtggctatgactattttgttgttataacccaccactttttttattctcagttgcatatcactcggagccatgtacaaccccacgccgaacacgtaattgactttagatctggcgtattctaacacgttttggtaacggttgatggcccgcgggagatcaactggagaattgatagcatcctcaacgttggcaacgaactgtttctgagcgtcgtaagcagttcccttaccgaggatgttggaacgcgtcatcgactgcgcacccaacagcgcccacacgtacgttcgaatcgagtcgttcaacctgacttccccggcacgagtgaatcctttcgacgtgtccagcatgaacattttccacccgtctgcggttgactgctccactttctggattgtgaaaccaacaccaccttttttaaagtccatacgatcatccctccattcattactcgacaaagcaaagtcctgcctaagtatacctagtgtcagtaaatcatcactggcatctttcactggttttggcccagatttgttaggtttaggaacaagatcagctaatgcatgggaaaaacgttccgtactaaacatttttcgttgcataaattttattagtatatgtttgtcaaatgcttttggcgagagcccatgagcgtaaggaatacccaacccgtggttcagccccggcaaacgccaatccgtcttcgggtttatttcgaattcgttgcaaatacgttcgtaggcccgtctatcgtacgggttgtttgttgcgtcccacgctttgtcctgtgggaggggagcgctgatctctttaaggatacgtctgacctggtagtacacgtggaacttgaacacagactgactcagcggccgacgccgagtgtcggtcaatgtcacaccacaccccgttgtagcgcaccacacggcaaagttgaattggttctgccagaactgcatagggttgttgaaccaagcgtggactgccttgacgttagtcaccgaaagcttatacttatcaggcatatctataaacttggcattgaaatacaacccaggagcaaccacgatcttcatggtggagaaatctacgtccagtttagggtacaacacaccaggggaatacattttaaaactattatataatgagcatatatactctaacatgtacataacacttccaggaataacgagcggtgaggccgttcagctgacgcacgcgatcgataacacgtcaggccaactcgaagtcgcactctgcgatatcacctacctaccgcaatggactaacatcaacgccagcaacaataagctgttcgtcagtggaactcgcagccagataactgacggctactacagcgtgtgctctctaaacgacgaggtcttcaaacccctgggagccgaactcaagatgaacgactcaaacggcacagtggtgttaatcaacaacggaagaacctccttgaggctcggccgaccattagcgaggatactcggtatgtctcctgacgagataaaaccaacaacaaccgtcacaggtacgaagttacccgacctagtaccgtaccgagagctgtacattcatctcggtcaggtgagcacaacgtacaacattcaaggaggtcacccttccactatactgagagcagtgccggttaaaactgagaaattcaacgacggtagaaccgagtcgttttcaccacggcagtataagagattaacccagggcaacatacctgagctgacaatatcggtgttagatataaatcataatcctgtaaatataggatacctcagcttaacgcttcatgtaaaatgaccagcgcacaagggcccggagtgaaaaaatgcgtcaatatcgggatctccgacctcggagacacgcgcggtttcgatgctcccggagtagatggtaaatcgtatgccttgcaactaaaaaacaacatttacaaacgcgttgaaatcccctccggtggaaccctaaatgatatagtagataccacaagagcaacagtcaacactaagtacgcccttgtcaacaccggtgataataattggataatatacccatcgttcggtggtaaattgtttctcaatattagactcgtctccccttacgtgtttactgataacaaagacaaccacctaaacaaagtcgtgaacaatggaaccctgctcgtggcttacgtcccaactcagagacgtagcgtagtcgtcagcccactcaacactatggcagcccacatgctatcgagtaaaccgaccatacaaaacgtgacattgcagttggtgtctgaattcgaaggcgtggtcagtatactagagagtctaccggcaaactcaacactgatcatcaaagtctacctaggggaaccatcggggaatgatgttgagatcgtgaaggggatcaaactcgggtgggtgaaacgacaccagtatcaagtttgcaacgtttacgtgcgggtgggtgttggagccgacaccagtctggagggggtcaacgtgatcgtggaaaacaagatatcactaaccaagatcttcctgcctgacaacatacacttcatgggtatgaagttaacccctgaattattatcaaaaaaccagttggaaattatatcgtaatagtataataatgaccagtcatcgccccaacactacgcttaacgacctaggagatacggagggatttgatcagcctggtgaggaagacaccttatatatcctgcacttcaaagacaacgtgtacagacgggtgtcgttatcagatttaaaagagcccaaatggctgatcaacttaacactcgcctcaccttatatcacattaaaagaggGGGGGGGAGGATTGGGgtttgtctctaagattaggaataacggtatctggcccggggatttcattctgGAGCATAACGTGAATAAAGTAGCCACGATAGATTTTAGGGAAGAAAAAATTTTGTTAAGTACTGGCACAGTAgatcataaattaacatttaacagtaaTCTTTTCCCCCAGAGGTTTCTTGATAGAACATCCTActcctacacaatcatcatagaagtcttctttatgtattttgacaatgaaaactcctcgaaaggacaacaaattttacccgggttggtaatacactggtataccgaacacgtaggtcaatattgccgtattgttatacaacggaatacccccacgggtcctataaaccgttcaataagcctccgtggggtttttattacaacagaaaagtctattgacCTCTCACCTCTTAGCATTAGTTAtaatctatcccttgtaggtttcaaatacattgatagagtattaactgaaacccaattaaaatatctttcaaaatatatattataggatgggtctgtacccagtcgtagaggaagtagcgaagacgctggaaaccgtagatgggttccgcttgaggcagttatgtgatgtgaaacgtcaactagaacaagaccgtgacacgcggaaagcactatgtaagaagtacaatagagctttcaatatcgtggacggggctgacactacccttatggcaaccagcatgggactaggggcggcaggtgttgggttgttagctaccatcgtggctgcacctatagtgctaggtattgaaataacggcaggggtggcagggttagcaggattggcgcttaagttagtatcacgcagacttcatcgtaaggcattgaaacacgacgagatcagggttctggccgaagcaaagctgaacacagtgagtgagcgtatttccacggcactctctgacagtaagatctcagaagaggagtttcgttcaatcctctctgaactcaaaaaatataacggaatgaaacaagatattcgatccaagtctcgtaagtctgctatcagcgaggacgagaaaaaaaagtacatagaacaggggatacaaaaagcccagcaagcctttattacgaacaccaaagtgatcgtaggcggttcacattaaactgtttcatcgatataaacgtgacataggcacagtgttacctccaacacacgttaagtagtaggggtaatgtatctataccagccgggggaacgcgagggtgatagccgtaagcgggccaccgatcctatatggtcagtcaaaacttacaacatagataaagtggatatgaaagccgacgaacctaacttatactacttgagggatgggccgggtagggggtttgtaagagaagaattattgatcgtaccgtacggcacagtgttacctccaacacacgttaagtagtaggggtaatagtagcaagagctaagggcccaaccaaagccttatttagtaaataaggctttgtagagacttttcttgaaagtgttttagaactgtcattccctatactacttgaaAGATACGACGATGAATACAAGTTAAAAAGGCAAACAAATTATGAACAATTCGGTAAAAAAATTTTGTCACATGATGTAAATATACggataaaaaaaaaaacggATACAACTGTAATTTGGTTGATTATAAGACCAAACCTAGTAAAGGATATGTGCCGTATCAGGACCCCGGTGCCCTCACGTACGTCCTCTACGGTTAataaggagagagtgaagaGCATGGCATGTCATATGACTGGTTTGTGTGCCAAATACATGGGTTCAAGGGAGGCTACTCGTATGGGGAGTACTGATATTACATCCGCATTACTGAAGGGAACTTCAGCGGATTCATGTGTTCAGATAGAAGACAAGCATAATAAGAATGAGTCAGGataatgaaaaataatcattGCTACACCAATTCAGCCAGACTCCATTGAaattttaaattaaaaattACTTTGAATCTTAAATTGCTTTGTAAGTCAGATTGTTACTCACACGTCCCGAACCATACACTGGGCTGATGGGCAGCTCCTTCTTCCTGTGCACACAAGGCCGTGGGGCGCTGGGGGAAGGCGGCAGACTCATGGGGGAGGGATCAGGGGAGGTGTGCATCACAACCACGGTGTATGGAGGACTCTTTATTGCTCCCGACTCTGAAGCAACAACATCAGGGGACACAAGAGGAGACGATTCTGCTGAAGAACCATCACTTGTGTTATTGCAGTCATGGCAACGTAAGTTTCCTTCAttgaggtcaaggtcagcaCAATCTTTACTTGTAACTGACTCGACATTGCTTCTTTTACGTAAATGTTCATCCCCATACAAAAGTTCTGGAACCTCGCCATTCTCAGTGGAGGAGTTCCTACAGTTCTCTATATCACCATAACTTCTTTTCCTAGACTTGGATATTTCAATGACCTCATTCACACGACGTGTATCTGACAAGCTTGATGTGCTATCGGCCCTCTTGAAGCGTATGACTGTCTTCCTAGACTGGTTCATCACATGATCTGCCAGATCCAGCCCCGAGAAGTCCTGCGTCAACCCAGAGCTCCGTGGCACAGACATCAAATCCTTCTTCAGCTTAATGGTTGCAGCGGATACCATGGCACCCTTATTTTTGTCATTAATGTTCTCTTTATCTTTCTTGTTGACTTCGTATTTCTTCCTGGCTGAACATAATGCAAGCGTTTTGATTTCCTGTGTAAGTCCTGTGTTGGGAACTCGGGGAGAACTAACAGCACTGATGCCTGGCAAGAAGGATTCGGAAACAGTACCTTGAGGGAGAGCCTCGACATCCTCCCTGGACCGGAATGTTAGTGAACTGATTTCTTGGGTTAGACCCGTGTTGGACACACGGGATGGAACCTGACTGTCCTCACTGGAACTGCTGATGAATGTCAGCTGACACCGCTCATCCTTCTGCCCAATACTCACATCACAGTCATTGAGGTCACAGTCATCCATGTTTCTCCAGTCCTGGCTGTCTCTACTGCCCTGCCAGTCTGACACACTCCCACCCCGAGAAGACTTCTCTTCACGGATAACCCCCATCACGTGTACACCCATGCTGCTGCGTCGAGACAAAGCACTGTCGTCCGAGTATTCAAAGCTTCTCCGTCGCTGAGCACGAAGTCGCAGACTTTGCTGACTGGCCTCTGCCTCATCATCAGAGGGATAACTGTAGCCACTGCTGCCCCTGTTGGACATGCTGGTGAAGCGGCCGGACTCCACTGACGAGTCCAGGTAGGAGACACTGAGGTCAGCATCAGAAAATGAGTGACCTCTGGGTTCAGCCTCACTCTCTTCACTATAGGATCCCTCTCTCATACTCCGCAGGTTGCGAGCAGCATATGAGTTCCACACAGCCTCATCAGTCCGATGAAGTTGCGGAGTTTCCTCTGAAAAGCTTTCCTGTCTGGAAGAAGTTTTCTCGTGACTCTGACAACCATCATCCTGACACTGATCACAAGAAGACACTTCTTTGTCCACTTGATTTGTTTCTGTGGATGAGAACACACTATCACTTGACTGACCGAACAGATTAGCTTTTGGTTCTGAAGACTCCAGATTACTATCAGTGTTGACTGTATTCCTGGATCTGTTCCCAGTGTGCTCTGATTCTGACTTGCTCCAATTCAAGGAATCCTGTAAGGTTGGTGTGAGACTCTGGATTGGGGCAGGTGGGCGGTCATCATCTGCTGCAGTGGAGAGGTTCCTTGTTCTGTCTTTGTAGCCCCTCCTGGAAGGGGTTAAGGAGATGCGTAGCAGGGGCGATGTTGTGCTGTAATTGCGAAGGGGGCTGCAGAATGGGGACTTTTCCACAAGGGGACGGGGACTACAATAGTTTGACTTCTGACCTGAAGGCATAGGACTCACAAACAGTGCAGGTTTCTTTGCCTTCCTGGCTGACGGCAGGTTCTGAAACAATCAATGCTTGTTTTGCAGCAATCACATCTCAAGCACCACAGTTCATTTacatcttaggcttatgagagctttgtgaaacagggcacAGGCCATACAtaacagagatgccaaccctgaaTCAAATGAAAGTGGAGTCATGCCTCGCCCGAAGCAAATCTCAAGCCCTGAAGGTGCGAGTTGGGGGTGAGCAGAGAGAGGGATCGGGACCCTTTTGACGGTGGGTGTCTGGGGGGCCTCCCCTACCAAAATAGATTTAGTCTGCTGGAAATATGCAATATCTGGGCATACTTAACCAGATGATACTTAACTCTAAGGAACATattcaaacaaatatttactAAAATTCATTCAAACATCCTAAATTTATTAACAAatttgtattttctaaaaatcAGAGTTTTTTACACACAAATCAGAGAGTAGattctgtgtttgaaaatccgGGTAACTCTTGAAAAGTCGgagtggttggcatctctgacaTAAGACTGACATTATTTTACTGACACATACATGTCAGATAAAAATGGTTACTTACAAATGCCAGGGAGGATTTGAGAGACAATATCTGTCCGGGAGTGCGATAGATGTTGTACTTGCTGCTGGGGTCATACGAAGGTTTCATGAAGTCATCCACTGAAATATTAGAGAAAAGGCATCACAGTCAGAGTTGTTTGAAACAGCATCAGCCATATGGCAACTGTATCCCAAATGAATGTGAATTACTGACTCTTACCGGGGTCTGAAAGCATTACTACAACCACCTCATCAGGGTTCAGTGAAAGCATCAGTTGTATGTCCACATTATGAGGGTACAATAAAAGCATAACACAGGACCAGGGAAGAGATGACACATAATCCGGGATCAGGCAGGATACCACATGACATGGGATCAAGCAGGATAACACCTGACCAGGATCAGGTGGAATAACACATGACATGGGATCAAGCAGGATACCACATGACCTGGCATCAGGCAGGATAACACCTGACCAGGATCAGGTGGGATAACACCTGACCAGGATCAGGTGGGATGACACATGGCCAGGGATCAGACAGGATAACACATGACCAGGCATCAGACAGGATGACACATGACCAGGGATCAGACAGGATGACACATGACCAGGGATCAGACAGGATGACACGTGGCCAGGGATCAGACAGGATAACACCTGACCAGGCATCAGACAGGATGACACATGACCAGGGATCAGACAGGATGACACCTGACCAGGCATCAGGCAGGATGACACATGACCAGGGATCAGACAGGATGACACATGACCAGGGATCAGACAGGATGACACATGGCCAGGGATCAGGTGACACATGGCAAGGAATCAGGCAGGATAACACATGACCAGGCATCAGACAGGATGACACATGACCAGGGATCAGGTGACACGTGGCAAGGAATCAGGCAGGATAACACATGGCCAGGGATCAGACAGGATAACACATGACCAGGGATCAGGTGGAATGACACATGACCAGGGATCAGACAGGATGATGCATGACCAGGGATCAGACAGGATGACTTATGACCAGGGATTAAGTGGGATGACACATGACCAGGGATCAGACAGGATGACTTATGGCCTGGGGTGAGGCAATGATGACACATGTCCAGGGATCAGGTGGAATGACACATGGCTAGGGATCGGGCGGGATGACATATGGTCAGGGATCAGACAGGATGACATATGGCCTTTGGGGAGGACATGATGACACATGGTCAGGGATCAGACAGGATGACATATGGCCTTTGGGGAGGACATGATGGCACATGGTCAGGGATCAGACAGGATGACATATGACCAGGGATTAGGTGGGATGACACATGACCAGGGATCAGACAGGATGACTTGTGGCCTGGGGTGAGGCAATGATGACACATGTCCAGGGATCAGGTGGAATGACACATGGCTAGGGATCGGGCGGGATGACATATGGTCAGGGATCAGGCAGGATGACATATGGCCTTTGGGGAGGACATGATGACACATGGTCAGGGATCAGGCAGGATGACACATGACCAGGCATCAGGTGGGATGGCACATGACCAGGGATCAGACGGGATGACATGTCCTGGCGTGGGTTCAAAATTCTTTTTAAAAGCTACTTGCCATAAAGCAAGTGACTTTCAGAAAGTAagttgtcctgactaattttccacctGCCCTGACTTTATGACATAACCATGATgattaatcatgaaagaatagaTCAAAATGGTATGTGATGTTAAtggactatttatcaaaaaGTGATACTTTATttaaatatcactgaaacatttaatagctacattttgagcagatgtGAAATGAAGTTCAAGtctatttgcagtttgaaaccataagtggaaaatATATtgtagcccatggacaagttggataccattatttgatcaCCCTAAAAGAAATATcgacttgtcccgggcatcgGGGGATGGGATTTTTGTACCCCTGGGCAGTGATAAGGCAGGATCTACAATACAACCTTTGCACAGACAATCATAATgcaatgttaaggtatgggattGCTATGTAGAACAAGAACATCTACGTGAGATATTCTTTAAGATAGCATGATCAATGTTCATTATCACAGACATTTGTCtcatgataaaataaaaatcactGTTCTCGTACAATATCAGTGCACCCCTCCATGGTATATGTTCATTTATGCATTTGCTTTCACTAACCTGTATCTAGAGAGATCTTGGACAGCCCAAAGTCTGTGAGCTTGATGTGACCTTGATCTGTTACCAACATGTTGTCGGGCTTCAGGTCCCTACCAACATAGTCAAACATGATATATAGGCCTCACATCACTATCAACCTAGGCAAGCAACATTACCTACAAGCCTCACATCACTATTaacataaataaacaatataCACAGGCCTCACATCACTATCAACCTAGACAAACAACCTTACATACAAGCCTCACATCACTATCAACCTAGACAAACAACCTTACATACAAGCCTCACATCACTATCAACCTAGACAAACAACCTTACATACGAGCCTCACATCACTATCAACCTAGACAAACAACCTTACATACAAGCCTCACATCACTATCAACCTagacaaacaacattacatacaaGCCTAGTGTTACTAGTGATAGCATACTGACCTGTGTGTGATGCCCTGACTGAGCATATTTACCTGTGTATGATGCCCTGACTGGGTGTACTCAAGCTTGCATGATGCCCTGATTGTGGGTGTACTGACCCTTGCATGATGTGCTGACTGTCAGTGTACTGATCCTTGCATGATGCCCTGACTGGGTGTACTGACCTGTGTATGATACCATGACTGTCGGTGTACTGACCTGTGCATGATACCCTGACTGTCAGTGTACTGACCTGTGCATGATACCCTGACTGGGTGTACTGACCTGTGTATGATACCATGACTGGGTGTACTGACCTGTGCATGATACCCTGACTGGGTGTACTGACCTGTGTGTGATACCCTGACTGGGTGTACTGACCTCTGTATGATACCCTGACTGGGTGTACTGACCTGTGTATGACACCATGACTGTGGCTGTACTGACCTCTGTATGACGTCCTGACTGGGTGTACTCACCCTTGCATGATTCCCTGACTGTGGGTGTACTACCCCTTGCATGATGTCCTGACTGTCAGTGTACTCACCTGTGTATGATATCCTGACTGGGTGTACTCACCTGTGTATGATGCCCTGACCTGTGTATGATGCCATGACTGCAGATGTACTGATCCGTGTATGATGCCTTGATTGGGTGTACTGACCTGTGTATGATGCCCTGACAGGGTGTACTGACATCTGTTTGATGCCCTGATTGGGTGTACTGACATGTGTATGATGCTCTGACTGGGTGTACTGACATGTGTATGATGCCCTGACTGTCGGTGTACTGACCTGTGTTTGATACCCTGACTGGGTGTACTGACCTGTGTATGATGCCATGACTGGGTGTACTGACCTGTGTATGATGCCATGAGTGAGTGTACTGACCTGTGTATGATGCCATGACTGGGTGTACTGACCTGTGTATGATGCCATGACCATGGAGGTACTCAAGAGCCAAAGCCACCTCAGCAGCATACATGACAGCCATCTCCTCATCAAAGTATCCATAGATGGCAAGTAGACTCTTTACGTCTCCTCCAATCAGGTACTCCATGATCTATAACAAGAACAAGTAAAACAGAAAACCTTGTTTTCCTGTTATCTTTCTCTTTTCACTATACAGTTGGATTGTGAGGGGGAGTGTGGGTGAGAGGAGGATTGGACCAACAGAAAAATGTTCTGAGACTGGATGGAGAGGGTGAAATGAGGGCAGATTGGAGGGACTGGGGAAACGTACCAGGAAGATGTTCTGCTGAGACTGGAGAGAGTAGTATAGTTGAACCACAAAAGGACTCCTTGAAGCAGCCAGAGCATCTCGTTCAGCCATCACTAGAGAAACACACAGAATCATCTAAATATGTTCTGTCTTTCCTAGGATAATAATACATATTGACTTGTTAGATAGTCATTGCCTTAAAAAGTCATGGCTTattgtaaatgtgatgaactgctttTCTTAAAAGCCAGAGAAATCTATATGCCTGTTTCCAAATTCATCAAGATTTCATTAACATTTCCCTGACTGAGTGGTGTGTCTATAATCTATCCTCCAAGTTTTTACCCCCTTTCCTGTACAGCACCTGTGCCTAATTACCTACCCTGCTTCATGAGGTTCTTGTTCACAAGATCAGCTTTCTTCATCACTTTGATGGCATACAGTTTATCTGATGCCTGTTTCTTCTGGCCAAGAAATACTTTACTGCAAGATGaataacaaatggtttcacAGATATTGGCAGGTAAAGTATCACATATTTCCAGTAAGCACGTTTGGACACATAAAGATGTTAAATATGACACATACTGACACATTTATGGAGACATTGATCTAGTAAAAACAACAATTATATTGGATCACTCTGCACTCAAATGTATTCTCATCTCTATGAGGTGTATAGATGTTGGAATGTTTGGAGTAGTATCTCATCCTATCAGGTACCTATTAAATGCTATGTGAACTTGGGTACCTGTTTCAGTATGGGGAAGGTTCAATGACctggaaactctcaggagtcaagcttgCCAAACAGGGTCACATTTCTTTTCCCTTTAAAGATCACTGCTGAACACCACCTGAACTGTCTACAAAAGGCACACCTTCTTCATCTAAATGCACTTGCATACGTTCACTGATTTATTTCTAATCTAGACAAATCGCAGTTCAAACTCCATATCCCTACAGACATGCCTATTCCAAATTATTCCCACCGCTATTCTGTGTTCCTTCTGTGTGCACCTTTagcatgcattgtgcatggaCAGGTGCCTTAAAAATGGACTGTTATTATTATAACTTCAACTAGTACTATCTCTGTTAATGTACGGGGAAACCCAAGAAGATCCACTTCTAACATGTTTACCACTTACGTGGAACACCCCATGACAGATGTTCTTATCATAATGATGAGTGGAAATCAGTCATACCTGCATCCTTCAATacccaagggacataactctttacACACTGCAATACCTTCAGTGACTAGGCCAACCATGAACAGGTACCACATCAACTGGACAGGTAACACACCAACTGGACAGGCACCACATCAACTGGACAGGTACCACATAAACTTACCCAAATGCTCCTTTGCTGATTGGTTTGATGAAACTGAAGTCTGTGATTGAAGGAAGCTGCAACAAAGTGGCACTTCAAATTTCAATGACAACAACAACTTGCACCACAGTGTACATTACTGGATGGTGTTGCACATGCTTCTGTTCTGCGTTCTAGCAATCATTCCAGCAGTATGACAAGGACTACCTGGAATGATCATCATACATTGAACCTTTCAGGTGAATCACTGGGCTTCCTCACCCCTCCTGgtgtacatgaaacaaaatgagaCTGATAACTTCCATAGTTCATCACTGAGGTGAGGTAAGGTGATTTGAAACCAAGGAAACTGGGCCTAaaatttcgaagctctcttagcattaaaatagtcataagtgccattcattaacatcaacttatgactatcttagggctaagagagcttcgaaattgTAAGCCCTGCTTCAGGATCATTACATCTATGCAGcaaagtatatccatgtttGTGTGAATCTGTGGCTGTTTGTGCTGTCAAGTCCATTTACATGTTTACAGTGCTA
It encodes:
- the LOC137261077 gene encoding serine/threonine-protein kinase greatwall-like; protein product: MKHNEHDKENLVDGLLEVDESSQNGGASKLPSITDFSFIKPISKGAFGKVFLGQKKQASDKLYAIKVMKKADLVNKNLMKQVMAERDALAASRSPFVVQLYYSLQSQQNIFLIMEYLIGGDVKSLLAIYGYFDEEMAVMYAAEVALALEYLHGHGIIHRDLKPDNMLVTDQGHIKLTDFGLSKISLDTVDDFMKPSYDPSSKYNIYRTPGQILSLKSSLAFNLPSARKAKKPALFVSPMPSGQKSNYCSPRPLVEKSPFCSPLRNYSTTSPLLRISLTPSRRGYKDRTRNLSTAADDDRPPAPIQSLTPTLQDSLNWSKSESEHTGNRSRNTVNTDSNLESSEPKANLFGQSSDSVFSSTETNQVDKEVSSCDQCQDDGCQSHEKTSSRQESFSEETPQLHRTDEAVWNSYAARNLRSMREGSYSEESEAEPRGHSFSDADLSVSYLDSSVESGRFTSMSNRGSSGYSYPSDDEAEASQQSLRLRAQRRRSFEYSDDSALSRRSSMGVHVMGVIREEKSSRGGSVSDWQGSRDSQDWRNMDDCDLNDCDVSIGQKDERCQLTFISSSSEDSQVPSRVSNTGLTQEISSLTFRSREDVEALPQGTVSESFLPGISAVSSPRVPNTGLTQEIKTLALCSARKKYEVNKKDKENINDKNKGAMVSAATIKLKKDLMSVPRSSGLTQDFSGLDLADHVMNQSRKTVIRFKRADSTSSLSDTRRVNEVIEISKSRKRSYGDIENCRNSSTENGEVPELLYGDEHLRKRSNVESVTSKDCADLDLNEGNLRCHDCNNTSDGSSAESSPLVSPDVVASESGAIKSPPYTVVVMHTSPDPSPMSLPPSPSAPRPCVHRKKELPISPVYGSGRKKRFFDGDDTVFKSPMPQSSCGCPVPAVHLNSKSSLKDSPMITPERAARRRVSLLPAAYTPANPHKTPFLTPFRAAAQKTPFRTPKSVRRGGPQPEEEQRILGTPDYLAPEILLQKPHGMAVDWWALGVCLFEFLTGVPPFNDQNPESVFQNILNRDIPWPDEEEALSEHAQDAIQRLLTMDPGDRPGAKEVRQLPLFSAVDWDHVLEMEPAFVPQPDDETDTTYFEARNTMQNLIVSAVDL